One part of the Paramormyrops kingsleyae isolate MSU_618 chromosome 2, PKINGS_0.4, whole genome shotgun sequence genome encodes these proteins:
- the LOC111856563 gene encoding adenomatous polyposis coli protein-like isoform X1, protein MATASYDQLLRQVEALKMENCNLRQELQDNSNHLTKLETEALNMKEVLKQLRGSIEESLGSPGQADLLERLKEMNLDGVKLRSRASLRSYGSREGSGESSPVAAGSAPRRGPPKGEGGNGGYLEEIEKERTLLITELENEEKEKDWYYTQLQNLTKRIDTLPLTETFSLQTDMSRRQLEYEARQIRAAMEKQLGSCQDMERRAQARLARIQQIERDLARIRQSESADLEKSRREPAVRDCDRPGERSQPPGSDLGTAAAGCGQASAAKMDHEASTDVSFACSYSVPRRLTSHLGTKVEMVYSLLSMLGTHDKDDMSRTLLAMSSSQDSCIAMRQSGCLPLLIQLLHGNDKDSVLLGNSRGSKEARARASAALHNIIHSQPDDKRGRREIRVLHLLEQIRAYCETCWAWQEAHDQGMDRDKIPMPSPVEHQICPAVCVLMKLSFDEEHRHAMNELGGLSAIGELLQVDCEIYGLCTDHYNITLRRYAGMALTNLTFGDVANKATLCSMKGCMAAMVAQLKSDSEDLQQVIASVLRNLSWRADVNSKQTLREVGSVKALMECALVVKKESTLKSVLSALWNLSAHCTENKAEICEVDTSLAFLVSTLTFRSQTNTLAIIESGGGILRNVSSLIATNEDHRQILRENNCLQTLLQHLKSHSLTIVSNACGTLWNLSARNAKDQEALWDLGAVSMLKNLIHSKHKMIAMGSAAALRNLMANRPARYKDANIMSPGSNLPSLHFRKQKALIEELDAQQLSETFDNIDNLSPKALHRRKPRCHNSDGVCRSEAFGPGNVTTIFTNASALSSSASREVVESSKAERDRSLDKERRGGPDPFHPADKPSQRLQMSLTAAQIAKVMEEVQGIQKNQDTRSAVTTPDMHVSTVQVHSNVYGYSKPEVYSKTAPSTMIEYRASSDSLHSVGSSDGYGKRGQMKPSVDSYSEESKCSVYRKYPADLAHKIHTVNHMDENDGELDTPINYSLKYSDEQLNSGQQSPSQNSKWLRSKRYDGDAKRPDQKPAQPQMPGYPLYADSSSDNEEKHIKYQRFVQSECSAGFRPRSSNSSEQSRGTSSQGINNTINQTVCVIDDYEDDKPTNYSERYSEEEQPDEDQPMNYSIKYSEELHHEDQPIDYSLKYSENTPSTQKLMFGQSKSALQSTVKDHMTQGKKASTLTSLKNLCRQKQQNSSAQLQSVPNKVNQRSSTSKVSSITTETLQTYCVEDTPICFSRGSSLSSLSSAEDEIEDRETSSRAASLYPTLPITDKEASGILHPDQSTSENKSSSQFVRVKSRRNQGSNLDDASGQKANDIASRTKFPSKSGVQTPKSPPEHYVQETPLMFSRCTSVSSLESFESHSIASSVQSEPCSGIISGIISPSDLPDSPGQTMPPSRSKTPPPQAKHRARVPPHAEKRDLDQRHAVVISEIHKAQVLPDNDTLLHFATENTPEGFSCASSLSALSFDEPFIQKDAELRIMPPVHEDDANNGNTPEPSSIVTEAQINEDKSEMCSEPEKNTPVDSDEEDDTGILKACIYLAMPTKPSRKPKKPTPTTSRIPARATCKPSQLPVYKQRGPQNRGQQRPFGFSNGEDTPRVFCVEGTPIHFSNATSLSDLTVESLPNELSSNETSVSGAQKNVSDVRSTEGNVACQNTPTCNSIVDDKNDEGDDILAECISSAMPKGKSYKPLKVKKITDHVRTPHTLSGSQTKPEGEKPTSPVKPMPQSCEYRELAKCQGPSSSFPQEVSYPDKIKGSKQIDPKMALREPSNKPSSDAKMRQALAFDSPHHYTPIEGTPYCFSRNDSLSSLDFEDDDHDSSKEKSELRKGKENTKSKTVHERSSNQPDTGRKQMFLKTPSKTVVKPESFLEVSKDHSCPVSDEKQNFAIEDTPVCFSRNSSLSSLSDIDQENNNKTPHPKESLEPQGEVTRPPASGYTPKAFHVEDTPVCFSRNSSLSSLSIDSEDDLLQECISSAMPKKKRLHRAAGENHETNDGKCMTGILLEDTDLPLDLGDIDSPISEQALSPDSDSFDWKAIQEGANSVVSSLNQAAASLSRQGSSDTDSVLSLKSGISVISPFHLTPDQEEKPPSSNRGPRILKPGERSTVESRKREEEQVKSLKGGKKVYRSLITGKPRTNTDSVSSQQKTFIPAVSRGRATFQSPGVRNQSPSMSPGPQKTHPKGVAGSYSQGQSNAKLPRNVKEPLKLDPIPPSEQQSSQGGSSKTSSQCSSRDSTPSRPSQQPLQSVRPIKSTHASISPGRNGNKLSQIPRALSPGSSKSPGTGRMMYTSPGRQNQIIPAKQSCIPRSSGIPKSESVTKGLNHADAAGSSKSELSKMSSSKSSGSESDKFEKPALVRQSTFIKEAPSPTLKRKLEESASLESLSPSSRTTSPNQSQSDTVSSPSLQDISVASSRQGSCWRKSPRSQHSENGDGRCVKQNGPRSQSESPSRLPVNRSGTWKHENSKHSTSLPRVNTWKRTGSSSSILSASSESSEKAKSEDERLVLSPVRGKKSSKEVTTPLKGTWRKVREHESSTLVKSKFQGSSDNDSKPSTPPMAPAVSKTEDVWVRIEDCPINNPRSGKSPISSTPPVTDRMTRDMPEASPENCEVQPEPTKSKENASAFGFESNLNLLARAKKEKKGGGAVKCVGQPNAVAETREIPAVDRTPFGSSSSTKQGSPSGAVSARVTPFNYKPSSRKGGADGLVVRPSQIPTPVSTYSKKSGSKENLVEPDGSESPKPVSGSYLVTSV, encoded by the exons GAAGTGTTGAAGCAGCTGCGAGGCAGCATTGAGGAGTCCCTGGGCTCGCCCGGACAAGCCGACCTGCTGGAGCGACTGAAAG AAATGAATCTCGATGGAGTGAAGCTGAGGTCCAGGGCGTCGCTGCGCTCCTACGGAAGCCGCGAGGGCTCCGGCGAGAGCAGCCCGGTGGCCGCGGGCTCTGCGCCCAGGAGAGGGCCCCCTAAAGGGGAAGGCGGGAATGGCGGCTACCTGGAGGAAATCGAGAAGGAGAG GACTTTGCTGATAACGGAACTGGAGAATGAAGAGAAGGAGAAGGACTGGTACTACACTCAGCTCCAGAATCTCACTAAGCGCATCGACACGCTTCCCCTGACCGAGACA TTCTCCTTGCAGACGGACATGTCGAGGAGGCAGCTGGAGTATGAGGCTCGGCAGATCCGAGCtgccatggagaagcagctgGGCTCCTGCCAGGACATGGAGAGAAGGGCGCAG GCACGGCTGGCTCGCATTCAGCAGATTGAGAGAGACCTGGCGAGGATCCGGCAGTCTGAGTCCGCAGACTTGGAG AAGAGCAGACGTGAGCCGGCTGTGCGTGACTGTGACAGACCCGGCGAGAGGAGCCAGCCGCCCGGCAGCGACCTCGGGACCGCAGCTGCGGGGTGCGGACAG GCTTCAGCTGCTAAAATGGACCACGAGGCCTCCACTGATGTGAGCTTCGCTTGCAGCTACTCTGTCCCACGCAGACTGACAAGTCACCTGGGAACCAAG GTGGAAATGGTGTACTCTCTCCTGTCCATGCTGGGCACCCACGACAAAGACGACATGTCGCGCACCTTGCTGGCCATGTCCAGCTCTCAGGACAGCTGCATCGCCATGCGCCAGTCGGGCTGCCTGCCGCTGCTCATCCAGCTGCTCCACGGCAACGACAAGGACTCTGTGCTGCTGGGAAACTCGCGTGGCAGCAAGGAGGCGCGCGCCCGGGCCAGCGCCGCCCTGCACAACATCATCCACTCGCAGCCCGACGACAAGCGCGGCCGCCGGGAGATCCGCGTGCTGCATCTCCTGGAGCAGATCCGGGCCTACTGCGAGACCTGCTGGGCATGGCAGGAAGCCCACGACCAGGGAATGGACCGCGACAAAATCCCCA TGCCCTCTCCGGTGGAGCACCAGATCTGTCCTGCCGTGTGTGTTCTCATGAAGCTGTCTTTCGACGAGGAGCACCGACACGCCATGAATGAGCTAG GGGGACTCTCTGCTATTGGAGAGCTTCTGCAAGTGGACTGTGAAATATATGGCCTTTGCACCGACCACTATAACATCACTCTGAGGCGGTACGCTGGCATGGCCCTGACGAACCTGACCTTCGGAGACGTCGCCAACAAG GCCACTCTGTGTTCCATGAAAGGCTGCATGGCAGCTATGGTGGCCCAGCTGAAGTCTGACAGTGAGGATTTGCAGCAG GTGATCGCCAGCGTGCTTCGTAACTTGTCGTGGCGTGCCGACGTGAACAGTAAGCAGACGCTCAGAGAAGTGGGCAGTGTGAAAGCCCTCATGGAATGTGCCCTTGTTGTCAAAAAG GAATCAACGCTAAAGAGTGTCCTGAGCGCCTTATGGAACCTGTCTGCTCACTGCACTGAGAATAAAGCTGAAATATGTGAGGTGGACACGTCGCTGGCGTTTTTGGTTAGCACGCTGACCTTCAGAAGTCAAACGAATACTCTGGCCATTATCGAAAGTGGGGGCGGAATTCTGAGAAACGTGTCTAGTCTCATAGCTACAAATGAAGACCACAG GCAGATACTGAGGGAGAATAATTGTCTCCAGACCCTCCTTCAACATCTCAAGTCCCACAGCTTAACGATAGTCAGCAATGCTTGTGGAACCCTCTGGAACCTATCTGCAAGAAATGCCAAGGACCAAGAAGCCTTGTGGGACTTGGGGGCAGTGAGCATGTTGAAGAACCTTATCCATTCCAAGCACAAAATGATTGCCATGGGCAGTGCTGCAGCTTTAAGGAACCTGATGGCCAATAGGCCTGCTAGGTACAAGGATGCTAACATCATGTCCCCGGGATCCAATTTACCCTCTCTGCACTTCAGGAAGCAGAAAGCTTTAATTGAGGAACTTGATGCACAACAGCTCTCTGAAACCTTTGATAATATTGACAATTTGAGCCCAAAAGCTTTGCACCGACGAAAACCCAGGTGCCACAACAGTGATGGGGTTTGCCGCTCTGAGGCCTTTGGTCCCGGCAATGTGACTACCATCTTTACTAACGCTTcagccctgtccagctctgctTCCAGAGAAGTTGTAGAAAGCTCTAAGGCTGAGAGAGATCGAAGCCTCGATAAGGAGAGGAGAGGTGGACCAGACCCCTTTCATCCTGCAGATAAACCTTCCCAGAGGCTGCAAATGTCTTTGACAGCTGCACAGATTGCCAAGGTTATGGAGGAAGTGCAAGGCATACAGAAAAACCAAGATACTAGAAGTGCTGTGACTACACCAGACATGCATGTGTCCACTGTACAAGTACATTCAAATGTGTATGGTTATAGTAAGCCAGAGGTGTACAGCAAAACTGCCCCATCAACCATGATTGAATACCGAGCCTCAAGCGACAGTCTGCACAGTGTTGGCAGCAGTGACGGTTATGGTAAAAGAGGTCAAATGAAGCCTTCAGTCGACTCTTACTCTGAAGAAAGCAAGTGTTCTGTCTATCGGAAGTATCCCGCCGATCTTGCCCACAAGATACACACTGTCAATCATATGGATGAGAATGATGGAGAGCTGGACACACCAATAAATTACAGCTTGAAGTACTCTGATGAGCAGTTGAATTCTGGCCAGCAAAGCCCCAGCCAAAATAGCAAGTGGCTAAGATCTAAACGTTATGATGGTGATGCTAAAAGGCCTGATCAGAAACCTGCACAACCTCAAATGCCGGGCTATCCTCTGTACGCAGATAGTAGTAGCGACAATgaagaaaaacacattaaatatCAAAGATTTGTGCAGTCAGAATGCTCTGCAGGTTTCAGGCCGAGAAGCTCTAACAGTTCAGAGCAAAGTCGGGGCACTTCCAGTCAAGGGATTAACAACACTATCAATCAGACGGTGTGTGTCATAGATGATTATGAAGATGACAAGCCAACTAATTACAGTGAGCGATATTCTGAAGAAGAGCAACCTGATGAAGATCAGCCAATGAATTATAGTATTAAATATAGTGAAGAGCTCCACCATGAAGATCAACCAATAGATTATAGCTTAAAATATTCTGAAAATACCCCCTCCACCCAAAAGCTAATGTTTGGGCAGTCTAAATCAGCTCTTCAGAGCACCGTAAAGGATCATATGACCCAAGGCAAAAAGGCATCCACTTTAACGTCACTGAAAAATTTGTGTCGGCAAAAGCAACAGAACTCATCTGCTCAGCTGCAATCTGTGCCAAATAAGGTAAATCAAAGAAGCTCTACAAGTAAGGTGTCCTCTATTACTACAGAGACATTACAGACTTATTGTGTTGAGGACACACCAATTTGTTTTTCACGAGGCAGTTCTTTGTCATCTCTGTCTTCTGCTGAGGATGAAATTGAAGACAGGGAGACCAGCTCAAGAGCTGCAAGCCTTTATCCCACTTTGCCTATTACTGACAAGGAGGCAAGTGGCATTTTGCATCCAGACCAGTCTACCTCTGAGAATAAGTCAAGTTCACAGTTTGTTCGTGTGAAATCTCGAAGGAATCAAGGTTCCAATCTGGATGATGCATCAGGGCAAAAGGCTAATGATATTGCCTCTAGAACTAAATTCCCATCCAAAAGTGGTGTTCAAACCCCAAAAAGCCCTCCAGAGCATTATGTGCAGGAGACCCCACTCATGTTCAGCAGGTGCACCTCTGTCAGCTCCCTTGAGAGCTTTGAAAGCCACTCTATTGCAAGCTCTGTGCAGAGTGAACCATGCAGTGGCATCATTAGTGGTATCATTAGTCCAAGTGATCTACCAGACAGTCCAGGACAAACAATGCCCCCAAGCCGCAGTAAAACTCCACCTCCCCAGGCAAAACATAGGGCAAGAGTACCTCCCCATGCAGAGAAAAGGGATTTAGACCAGAGGCATGCAGTTGTAATATCAGAGATCCACAAGGCCCAAGTCCTTCCAGACAATGACACGCTGTTGCATTTTGCTACGGAAAATACTCCTGAAGGCTTTTCATGTGCTTCAAGTTTGAGTGCATTGAGCTTTGATGAACCCTTCATCCAGAAAGATGCTGAGCTGAGAATAATGCCGCCAGTTCATGAAGATGATGCCAATAATGGAAATACTCCTGAGCCAAGTAGCATCGTCACTGAAGCACAAATAAATGAAGATAAATCTGAGATGTGCAGTGAACCAGAAAAGAACACACCGGTTGATTCTGATGAAGAAGATGATACGGGTATATTGAAAGCTTGCATATATTTAGCCATGCCCACAAAGCCTTCAagaaaacccaaaaagccaacCCCTACTACTTCAAGAATACCTGCACGTGCAACTTGTAAACCTAGTCAGCTTCCTGTATATAAACAGCGTGGCCCACAAAATCGAGGCCAGCAAAGGCCATTTGGCTTCAGTAATGGGGAGGATACACCTAGAGTATTTTGTGTTGAGGGAACCCCTATTCATTTTTCAAATGCAACATCTCTGAGTGATCTAACAGTAGAGTCTCTGCCTAACGAGTTATCTAGTAATGAGACTTCTGTGAGTGGAGCTCAGAAAAATGTTTCAGACGTGAGGAGCACTGAAGGAAATGTTGCATGCCAAAATACTCCAACATGCAACTCTATAGTAGATGATAAAAATGATGAAGGGGATGACATTCTTGCTGAGTGCATAAGTTCTGCAATGCCAAAAGGTAAAAGTTATAAGCCTCTCAAAGTAAAGAAAATTACTGATCATGTGCGGACACCACATACCCTTTCTGGAAGTCAAACAAAACCGGAAGGAGAAAAGCCCACTTCCCCTGTAAAGCCCATGCCTCAAAGTTGTGAGTACAGGGAACTGGCTAAATGTCAGGGTCCATCAAGTAGTTTTCCTCAAGAGGTGTCATATCCTGATAAAATCAAGGGTTCTAAACAAATAGATCCAAAAATGGCTTTGAGGGAGCCTTCTAATAAACCAAGCAGTGATGCGAAAATGCGACAGGCCCTTGCTTTTGATTCTCCTCATCATTACACCCCCATAGAAGGAACCCCCTATTGCTTCTCACGTAATGATTCCTTAAGCTCTTTAGACTTTGAAGATGATGATCATGATTCATCAAAAGAAAAATCTGAACTGCGAAAAGGGAAAGAGAATACAAAATCAAAAACCGTTCATGAGCGGTCTTCCAACCAACCAGATACTGGCAGAAAACAGATGTTCCTAAAGACCCCTTCAAAGACTGTAGTAAAGCCAGAATCTTTTCTGGAGGTATCAAAAGATCATTCTTGCCCTGTATCAGATGAGAAGCAGAATTTTGCAATTGAAGACACTCCTGTGTGTTTCTCTagaaactcatctcttagttcACTGAGTGACATTGACCAGGAGAACAACAATAAAACCCCACATCCGAAAGAAAGTCTTGAGCCCCAGGGTGAAGTAACCAGACCACCAGCATCTGGTTATACCCCAAAGGCTTTTCATGTTGAAGATACCCCAGTGTGCTTCTCAAGAAATAGTTCACTTAGTTCTCTTAGCATTGATTCAGAGGATGACCTTTTGCAAGAATGTATCAGTTCTGCTATGCCAAAAAAGAAGAGGCTACACAGGGCAGCAGGTGAGAACCATGAGACAAATGATGGTAAATGTATGACTGGTATTTTACTAGAAGACACTGATCTACCATTGGATCTTGGAGACATAGATAGTCCAATTTCAGAGCAAGCTCTTTCGCCAGATTCAGACTCCTTTGATTGGAAGGCCATTCAAGAAGGAGCCAACTCTGTAGTTAGTAGCCTCAATCAGGCTGCTGCCAGCCTCTCCAGACAAGGATCATCTGATACAGATTCAGTGTTGTCTTTGAAGTCTGGTATCTCTGTAATATctccctttcatttaacaccGGATCAAGAAGAGAAGCCACCTTCTTCCAACAGAGGGCCTAGAATATTGAAACCTGGGGAACGCAGTACTGTAGAATCAAGAAAAAGGGAGGAAGAACAGGTCAAAAGCCTTAAAGGGGGAAAGAAAGTATACAGAAGTCTCATAACTGGAAAGCCACGAACAAACACTGACAGTGTATCCTCTCAACAGAAAACATTTATTCCTGCTGTCTCACGTGGCAGGGCAACATTTCAAAGTCCTGGTGTGAGAAACCAATCTCCCAGCATGAGTCCAGGCCCACAGAAAACACATCCCAAAGGTGTTGCTGGGTCATACTCACAGGGGCAGAGTAATGCTAAGTTGCCACGGAATGTCAAAGAACCACTTAAATTAGATCCTATTCCACCTAGCGAGCAACAGAGTTCTCAAGGAGGATCAAGTAAGACTTCTTCTCAGTGCAGCTCCAGAGATTCCACACCATCAAGACCATCTCAGCAACCCTTGCAATCAGTAAGGCCTATAAAATCAACTCATGCTTCTATTTCACCTGGCAGGAATGGCAACAAATTATCTCAAATACCACGCGCATTGTCTCCAGGTTCATCCAAGTCACCAGGTACTGGCAGAATGATGTATACTTCTCCTGGTAGACAGAACCAAATTATTCCAGCTAAGCAAAGTTGTATTCCAAGAAGTAGTGGGATTCCTAAGAGTGAGTCTGTTACAAAAGGTCTAAATCATGCTGACGCTGCAGGGTCATCGAAGTCTGAGCTGTCAAAGATGTCTTCCTCAAAGTCCAGTGGAAGCGAGTCTGATAAATTTGAAAAGCCTGCTCTAGTGCGCCAGTCCACATTCATCAAAGAAGCTCCGAGTCCAACACTTAAGCGAAAGCTGGAAGAGTCTGCATCCCTTGAGTCTTTGTCTCCCTCTTCTAGGACAACATCCCCAAATCAATCACAGTCTGACACTGTTTCCAGTCCATCTTTACAGGATATCTCTGTAGCTTCCTCTAGGCAAGGAAGTTGCTGGAGGAAATCTCCACGCAGTCAGCATTCCGAGAATGGCGATGGGCGATGTGTTAAACAAAACGGTCCCCGCTCCCAGTCCGAAAGCCCTTCCAGACTCCCAGTTAACAGATCTGGTACATGGAAACATGAGAACAGCAAACATTCTACATCACTACCCAGAGTGAACACTTGGAAAAGAACAGGGAGCTCCTCTTCCATTCTCTCTGCCTCGTCAGAATCGAGTGAAAAGGCAAAGAGCGAAGATGAGAGATTGGTGTTAAGTCCAGTGCGTGGAAAAAAGTCAAGTAAAGAAGTTACCACTCCTTTAAAAGGAACATGGAGGAAAGTGAGAGAACATGAATCTTCTACTTTGGTTAAGAGTAAATTCCAGGGTTCTTCAGATAATGATTCAAAGCCGTCTACACCTCCAATGGCACCAGCTGTCTCAAAGACAGAGGATGTATGGGTGAGAATTGAAGACTGTCCAATCAACAATCCACGGTCTGGGAAATCTCCAATAAGCAGTACACCTCCAGTGACTGACAGGATGACTCGCGACATGCCTGAAGCCAGTCCAGAAAATTGTGAAGTGCAGCCTGAGCCAACTAAGTCGAAAGAAAATGCTTCTGCATTTGGTTTTGAGAGTAATCTAAATTTACTTGCAAGAGctaagaaagaaaagaaaggtGGTGGAGCGGTTAAGTGTGTAGGTCAGCCTAATGCTGTAGCTGAAACTCGAGAAATCCCGGCTGTCGATCGGACTCCTTTTGGGTCATCGAGCTCCACCAAGCAAGGTTCACCCAGTGGTGCCGTGTCTGCAAGGGTTACGCCTTTTAATTACAAGCCAAGCTCAAGGAAAGGTGGTGCAGATGGCCTTGTGGTTCGCCCATCACAAATCCCAACACCAGTGTCAACTTACTCAAAGAAAAGTGGTTCCAAGGAGAACCTTGTGGAGCCTGATGGATCTGAGAGTCCCAAACCTGTTTCTGGGTCATACCTTGTTACTTCTGTTTAA